One stretch of Pseudomonas sp. NC02 DNA includes these proteins:
- the uvrD gene encoding DNA helicase II — MRDDLSLLLNSLNDAQRQAVAAPVGRQLVLAGAGSGKTRVLVHRIAWLIQVENASPHSILSVTFTNKAAAEMRHRIEQLMGISPAGMWVGTFHGLAHRLLRAHWQEAGLSQTFQILDSDDQQRLVKRVIRELGLDEQRWPVRQAQWFINGQKDEGLRPQHIQASGDLFLATMRSIYEAYEVACQRAGVIDFSELLLRALDLWRDNPGLLAHYQKRFRHILVDEFQDTNAVQYAWLRLLAKGGDSLMVVGDDDQSIYGWRGAKIENIYQYSDDFPDAETIRLEQNYRSTAGILKAANALIANNTGRLGKELWTDGGEGEAINLYAAFNEHDEARYVVETIESALKTGLARSDIAILYRSNAQSRVLEEALLRERIPYRIYGGQRFFERAEIKNAMAYLRLLEGRGNDAALERVINIPARGIGEKTVEAIRDHARHSDVSMWEAMRLLIANKGLTGRAAGALSVFVELIENLAAKCMEMPLHLMTQTVIEQSGLIAYHEAEKGEKGQARVENLEELVSAARAFENTEEDEDLTPLAAFLGHASLEAGDTQADEHEDSIQLMTLHSAKGLEFPYVFLVGMEEGLFPHKMSLEEPGRLEEERRLAYVGITRAMQNLVMTYAETRRLYGSETYNKVSRFVREVPKGLIQEVRLSNSVSRPFGGGQQQNSSSMFAGSEIPETPFSLGQQVKHAIFGEGVILNFEGAGAQARVQVNFAEGSKWLMMGYAKLEAI; from the coding sequence ATGCGCGATGATCTCTCTCTTTTGCTGAACTCCCTCAACGATGCCCAACGCCAGGCCGTAGCGGCCCCCGTTGGCCGTCAGTTGGTCCTGGCCGGTGCTGGCTCCGGTAAAACCCGAGTGCTGGTGCACCGTATCGCCTGGTTGATCCAGGTCGAGAACGCCTCACCGCATTCCATCCTGTCGGTGACCTTCACCAACAAGGCCGCTGCCGAGATGCGTCATCGCATCGAGCAGTTGATGGGCATCAGCCCGGCCGGCATGTGGGTGGGCACCTTCCACGGCCTGGCGCACCGCCTGTTGCGGGCGCATTGGCAGGAAGCCGGCCTGAGCCAGACCTTCCAGATTCTCGACAGCGACGACCAGCAACGCCTGGTCAAGCGGGTGATCCGCGAGCTGGGCCTGGATGAACAACGCTGGCCGGTCCGTCAGGCCCAGTGGTTCATCAATGGCCAGAAAGATGAAGGCCTGCGCCCGCAACATATCCAGGCCAGCGGCGACCTGTTCCTGGCCACCATGCGCAGCATTTATGAAGCCTATGAAGTGGCCTGCCAGCGCGCTGGCGTCATCGACTTCTCCGAACTGCTGCTGCGCGCCCTCGACTTGTGGCGCGACAACCCGGGCTTGCTGGCGCACTACCAGAAACGCTTCCGCCACATCCTGGTGGACGAGTTCCAGGATACCAACGCCGTGCAGTACGCCTGGTTGCGCCTGCTGGCCAAGGGCGGCGACAGCCTGATGGTGGTGGGCGACGACGACCAGTCGATCTACGGCTGGCGCGGCGCGAAAATCGAGAACATCTACCAGTACAGCGACGACTTCCCGGACGCCGAAACCATCCGCCTGGAACAGAACTACCGCTCCACCGCCGGGATCCTCAAGGCCGCCAACGCCTTGATCGCCAACAACACCGGGCGCCTGGGCAAAGAGCTGTGGACCGACGGCGGCGAAGGCGAAGCGATCAACCTGTACGCCGCCTTCAACGAACACGATGAAGCGCGCTACGTGGTGGAAACCATCGAAAGCGCCCTGAAAACCGGCCTGGCCCGCAGCGATATCGCGATTCTCTACCGCTCCAACGCCCAATCACGGGTATTGGAAGAGGCCCTGCTGCGCGAGCGCATTCCGTATCGCATCTATGGTGGCCAGCGCTTCTTCGAACGTGCCGAAATCAAGAACGCCATGGCCTACCTGCGCTTGCTGGAAGGTCGCGGCAACGATGCGGCGCTGGAACGGGTGATCAACATTCCGGCCCGCGGCATCGGCGAGAAGACCGTCGAGGCGATTCGCGACCACGCACGCCACAGCGATGTGTCGATGTGGGAAGCGATGCGCCTGCTGATCGCCAACAAGGGCCTGACCGGCCGTGCGGCCGGTGCCTTGAGCGTGTTTGTCGAGCTGATCGAGAACCTGGCCGCCAAGTGCATGGAAATGCCCCTGCACCTGATGACCCAGACCGTGATCGAGCAGTCCGGCCTGATCGCCTACCACGAAGCGGAAAAAGGCGAGAAAGGCCAGGCCCGGGTAGAAAACCTTGAGGAACTGGTCAGCGCCGCCCGCGCGTTCGAAAACACCGAAGAAGACGAAGACCTGACGCCACTTGCGGCATTCCTCGGCCACGCTTCCCTGGAAGCCGGCGACACCCAGGCTGATGAGCATGAAGACAGCATTCAGCTGATGACCTTGCACAGTGCCAAGGGCCTGGAATTCCCCTACGTGTTCCTGGTGGGCATGGAAGAAGGCCTGTTCCCCCACAAGATGAGCCTGGAAGAACCCGGCCGCCTTGAGGAGGAACGCCGCCTGGCCTACGTGGGCATCACCCGGGCCATGCAGAACCTGGTGATGACCTACGCCGAAACCCGACGCCTGTACGGCAGCGAGACCTACAACAAGGTGTCGCGCTTCGTACGCGAGGTGCCGAAAGGGCTGATTCAGGAAGTGCGCTTGTCCAACAGCGTCAGCCGACCGTTCGGCGGCGGCCAGCAGCAGAACTCCAGCAGCATGTTCGCTGGTTCGGAAATCCCCGAGACGCCGTTCAGCCTTGGCCAACAGGTCAAGCACGCGATCTTCGGCGAAGGCGTGATCCTCAACTTCGAAGGCGCCGGTGCCCAGGCCAGGGTGCAGGTGAACTTCGCCGAAGGCAGCAAGTGGCTGATGATGGGCTACGCCAAGCTCGAAGCAATCTGA
- a CDS encoding Tim44 domain-containing protein translates to MKRFLSIAMALCIGLTMSLDANAKRFGGGKSMGSAPSHQTSQMAPSGGGMGGAAATAGAAGAAGAAAKAGGASRWLGPLAGIAAGGLLASMFMGGGFQGMQIFDILIMAVIAFLIFRFIAARRRKQQEHMAPAGAPMQREVFEQKPAAMGSIFGGSAAPAAARPVINAPAWFNEERFVEAARSHFQSLQQHWDANEMDKIAEFVTPQLLEFLKRERADLGDGFQSTYIDDLKVQLEGVDDRADKTIATLTFSGVSKTSRFDQGEVFSESWNMERPQGENQPWLVAGIRQNG, encoded by the coding sequence ATGAAACGTTTTCTTAGCATCGCCATGGCGTTGTGCATCGGCCTGACGATGAGCCTCGACGCCAACGCCAAGCGCTTCGGTGGCGGCAAATCCATGGGCTCGGCGCCGAGCCACCAGACCAGCCAAATGGCCCCATCCGGCGGCGGCATGGGCGGCGCAGCTGCGACCGCTGGCGCTGCCGGTGCCGCAGGCGCTGCTGCCAAGGCTGGCGGTGCTTCGCGCTGGTTGGGCCCTCTGGCCGGTATCGCGGCCGGCGGCCTGCTCGCCTCCATGTTCATGGGCGGCGGCTTCCAGGGCATGCAGATCTTCGACATCCTGATCATGGCGGTCATCGCCTTCCTGATCTTCCGCTTTATCGCCGCCCGTCGCCGCAAGCAACAGGAGCACATGGCTCCAGCCGGCGCGCCGATGCAGCGTGAAGTGTTCGAGCAAAAGCCTGCTGCCATGGGTTCGATCTTCGGCGGTTCGGCTGCTCCTGCTGCCGCTCGTCCGGTGATCAACGCACCCGCCTGGTTCAACGAAGAGCGCTTCGTCGAAGCGGCCCGCAGCCACTTCCAGTCCCTGCAGCAACACTGGGACGCCAACGAAATGGACAAGATCGCCGAGTTCGTGACCCCGCAACTGCTGGAGTTCCTCAAGCGCGAACGTGCCGACCTGGGCGACGGCTTCCAGTCGACCTACATCGACGACCTGAAAGTGCAGCTTGAAGGTGTGGATGACCGCGCCGACAAGACCATCGCCACCCTGACCTTCAGCGGTGTGTCGAAGACCTCGCGTTTCGACCAGGGCGAAGTGTTCAGCGAAAGCTGGAACATGGAACGCCCACAAGGCGAAAACCAGCCTTGGCTGGTCGCCGGTATCCGCCAGAACGGCTGA
- a CDS encoding SMI1/KNR4 family protein, with the protein MEEVIEQLREANEPVPVPLELPDEDQLVEIEEQLFIDIPFVFREFLLTVSDVVYGSLEPVTVTDPQSHTYLPDVAANAWDAGVDRSMIPICQDGDDYYCVEEDGTVVLWSGEEELVTEETWESVWHWARDVWLES; encoded by the coding sequence GTGGAAGAAGTTATCGAACAATTGCGTGAAGCCAACGAACCGGTACCGGTTCCTCTGGAGCTGCCTGACGAAGATCAACTGGTGGAAATCGAGGAACAACTGTTCATCGATATTCCGTTCGTCTTCCGTGAATTTCTGCTGACCGTCAGCGATGTGGTCTACGGCAGCCTGGAGCCGGTGACCGTCACCGACCCACAGTCCCACACCTACCTGCCGGACGTTGCCGCCAACGCCTGGGATGCCGGTGTTGACCGCAGCATGATCCCGATCTGCCAGGACGGCGACGACTACTACTGCGTCGAAGAAGACGGCACCGTGGTGCTGTGGTCCGGCGAAGAAGAACTCGTCACCGAAGAAACCTGGGAATCGGTGTGGCACTGGGCACGGGACGTCTGGCTGGAAAGCTGA
- a CDS encoding cation:proton antiporter — MHAISFIQDLAVIMLVAGVVTILFHRLKQPVVLGYIVAGFIIGPHTPPFGLIHDEDTIKTLAELGVIFLMFCLGLEFSLRKLFKVGATAFIAAFLEIILMIWIGYEIGRWFDWNTMDSLFLGAILAISSTTIIVKALNDLKMKNQRFAQLIFGVLIVEDILGIGIIALLSSIAVSGTVSSGEVFSTVGKLSLFMIVALVIGILLVPRLLEYVAKFESNEMLLITVLGLCFGFCLLVVKLEYSMVLGAFLIGAIMAESRQLLKIERLIEPVRDMFSAIFFVAIGLMIDPQILLQYAWPIAVITVAVVLGKMLSCGLGAFIAGNDGRTSLRVGMGLSQIGEFSFIIAALGMTLQVTSDFLYPVAVAVSAITTLLTPYLIRGADPLSLKIAAVMPKRMSRVFGMYGEWLRSIQPQGEGAMLASMIRKIILQVGVNLALVVAIFFAGSFFAARIGSYLEGWVSDPSWQKALIWGGALLLSLPFLIAAYRKLKALSMLLAEMSVKPEMAGRHTQRVRRVIAEVIPILSLLVIFLLLAALSASILPTNKLLVLIAVVTAAVAAVLWRWFIRVHTRMQVALLETLDNHKDTPEH, encoded by the coding sequence ATGCACGCCATCAGCTTTATCCAGGACCTGGCCGTGATCATGCTGGTGGCCGGGGTGGTGACGATCCTGTTCCATCGGCTCAAGCAGCCGGTGGTGTTGGGGTATATCGTCGCCGGCTTCATCATCGGCCCGCACACCCCACCGTTTGGCCTGATCCACGACGAAGACACGATCAAGACCCTGGCCGAGCTTGGGGTGATCTTCCTGATGTTCTGCCTGGGCCTTGAGTTCAGCCTGCGCAAGCTGTTCAAGGTTGGCGCCACCGCCTTTATCGCGGCGTTCCTCGAAATCATCCTGATGATCTGGATCGGCTACGAAATCGGCCGCTGGTTCGACTGGAACACCATGGACTCGCTGTTCCTGGGCGCGATCCTGGCGATTTCCTCGACCACCATCATCGTCAAGGCGCTCAATGACCTGAAGATGAAAAACCAGCGCTTTGCCCAGCTGATTTTCGGGGTGCTGATCGTCGAAGACATCCTCGGCATCGGCATCATCGCCTTGCTGTCGAGCATTGCCGTCAGCGGCACGGTCAGCTCCGGCGAGGTGTTCTCCACCGTCGGCAAGCTCTCGCTGTTCATGATTGTCGCACTGGTGATCGGGATTTTGCTGGTGCCACGCCTGCTGGAGTACGTGGCCAAATTCGAAAGCAACGAGATGCTGCTGATCACCGTGCTGGGCCTGTGCTTCGGTTTCTGCCTGTTGGTGGTCAAGCTGGAATACAGCATGGTGCTGGGGGCATTCCTGATCGGCGCGATCATGGCTGAATCCCGGCAATTGCTGAAGATTGAGCGCCTGATCGAACCGGTTCGCGACATGTTCAGCGCGATCTTCTTTGTCGCCATTGGTTTGATGATCGACCCGCAGATCCTCCTGCAATACGCCTGGCCGATTGCGGTGATTACCGTGGCCGTGGTGCTGGGCAAGATGTTGTCCTGTGGGTTGGGGGCGTTTATTGCGGGTAACGATGGCCGCACTTCATTGCGAGTGGGGATGGGGCTGTCACAGATCGGCGAATTTTCATTCATCATCGCCGCGCTGGGGATGACGTTGCAGGTCACCAGCGACTTCCTGTATCCGGTGGCGGTGGCTGTTTCTGCGATTACCACACTGCTCACACCCTATCTGATCCGTGGCGCAGACCCGCTGTCGCTGAAGATTGCCGCAGTGATGCCCAAGCGCATGAGCCGGGTGTTCGGGATGTATGGCGAATGGCTGCGCAGCATTCAGCCCCAGGGCGAGGGTGCGATGCTGGCGTCGATGATCCGCAAGATCATTCTGCAGGTGGGGGTGAACCTGGCGCTGGTGGTGGCGATCTTCTTTGCCGGCAGCTTTTTCGCGGCGCGTATTGGCAGCTACCTGGAAGGCTGGGTCAGCGATCCGAGCTGGCAGAAGGCATTGATCTGGGGTGGGGCGTTGCTGCTGTCGCTGCCGTTTTTGATTGCGGCGTACCGCAAGCTCAAGGCGCTGTCGATGCTGCTGGCGGAGATGAGCGTGAAGCCGGAAATGGCAGGGCGCCACACTCAGCGCGTGCGCCGGGTGATCGCCGAAGTGATCCCGATTCTTTCGCTGCTGGTGATTTTCCTGCTATTGGCAGCCTTGTCGGCCAGTATCCTGCCGACCAACAAGTTGCTGGTGCTGATCGCCGTGGTGACGGCCGCAGTGGCCGCCGTGCTGTGGCGCTGGTTCATCCGCGTGCATACGCGGATGCAGGTCGCCTTGCTGGAGACCCTGGATAACCATAAGGATACGCCGGAGCACTGA
- a CDS encoding acyl-CoA thioesterase: MEPGNAQLSMTVLMTPDMANFSGNVHGGTLLKYLDEVAYACASRYAGRYVVTLSVDQVIFREPIHVGELVTFLASVNYTGNTSMEVGIKVVTENIRERSVRHTNSCFFTMVAVDDQRKPAAVPPLQPQNSEDKRRFVQAQQRRQIRQELEKRYQEIKADGP; this comes from the coding sequence ATGGAACCCGGAAACGCCCAGCTGTCGATGACAGTATTGATGACCCCTGACATGGCCAACTTCTCTGGCAATGTGCACGGCGGCACGCTGCTCAAGTACCTCGACGAAGTGGCCTACGCCTGCGCCAGCCGTTATGCCGGGCGCTATGTGGTGACGTTGTCGGTGGACCAGGTGATTTTTCGCGAGCCGATCCATGTCGGCGAGCTGGTGACCTTCCTGGCCTCGGTCAACTACACCGGCAACACATCGATGGAAGTGGGGATCAAGGTGGTCACCGAGAACATCCGTGAGCGTTCGGTACGCCACACCAATAGCTGCTTCTTCACGATGGTCGCGGTGGATGACCAGCGCAAACCGGCCGCCGTGCCGCCGCTGCAACCGCAGAACAGCGAAGACAAGCGCCGGTTTGTGCAGGCTCAACAGCGCCGGCAGATTCGCCAGGAGCTGGAAAAGCGCTATCAGGAAATCAAGGCAGACGGCCCGTAA